Proteins encoded together in one Streptomyces sp. NA04227 window:
- a CDS encoding patatin-like phospholipase family protein, with product MTTRALVLGAGGLAGVGWLAGMLYGLAEAGVDLGEADTVIGTSAGSLVGAQFTSGLLSPVALFERQIGDPSGELPARLGKADVLRFAHAAVTSRSPEAFGRRIGRLALSAPTEPEAERRKVIEARLVRHTWPDRDLRVTAVDTLSGALRVFDRHSEASVVDAVAASCAVPGVWPPVTIGGRRWMDGGTRSPANVQVAEGHARVVVLAPTAAGGGTLTSARAQAARLAATGVRVVVVHPDRAARRFFGRNSLDPVNRAPAAHAGRLQAWTQVEEIARVWRG from the coding sequence ATGACGACGAGGGCGCTTGTGCTGGGTGCGGGCGGGCTGGCCGGAGTGGGCTGGCTCGCGGGGATGCTGTACGGCCTGGCCGAGGCGGGTGTGGACCTCGGTGAGGCGGACACGGTGATCGGCACCTCGGCCGGATCACTGGTCGGTGCCCAGTTCACTTCGGGGCTCCTCAGCCCCGTAGCCCTCTTCGAGCGGCAGATCGGCGACCCCTCGGGGGAACTCCCGGCCCGCCTCGGCAAGGCCGATGTGCTGCGCTTCGCGCACGCGGCGGTGACCTCCCGCAGCCCCGAGGCCTTCGGTCGCCGGATCGGACGCCTCGCGCTGAGCGCACCGACGGAGCCGGAGGCCGAGCGGCGGAAGGTGATCGAGGCCCGTCTGGTACGGCACACCTGGCCGGACCGGGACCTGCGGGTGACCGCGGTCGACACGCTCAGCGGTGCCCTGCGGGTCTTCGACCGTCACTCGGAGGCATCGGTGGTCGACGCGGTGGCCGCGAGCTGCGCCGTGCCGGGCGTGTGGCCGCCGGTCACCATCGGCGGGCGCCGCTGGATGGACGGCGGTACGCGCTCACCCGCCAATGTGCAGGTCGCGGAAGGGCACGCGCGGGTGGTGGTGCTCGCCCCGACCGCGGCCGGGGGCGGGACGCTCACCTCGGCCCGGGCCCAGGCCGCACGGCTCGCCGCCACCGGGGTACGGGTCGTCGTCGTCCACCCCGACCGCGCCGCCCGGCGCTTCTTCGGCCGGAACTCGCTCGATCCGGTCAACCGGGCCCCGGCCGCACACGCCGGACGGTTGCAGGCGTGGACGCAGGTCGAGGAGATCGCCCGGGTGTGGCGGGGCTGA